GAACTGACTGCATACTATATATTGAGCCGGTTAACTACCTGCGCAACTTGAATAAACTGTTCAATCCAGTCGTCATTTCTATTTTTAGTTTCACAGATACATGCTAAATATATAAGTCGTATAAAAGAAAAATCTCGTAACTGTTGTTTATCAAGTTGTAATTCATCACTCAGCCGATTAAGCCTGTTTTGTAGAATATCTTGTATTGTATCGTGTAAAAGTAAAAAGTCTGTTGGGCTTGTGAGAAATGATGCTGCTTCGTAAGTAAGTGGCCCGACGCTTGCCCATGGGTCAATTGCAATGAATTCATTATCATTTTGCAAAATGTTTCTACAATGCAAATCACCATGTAATAAATATTCAGGGGTGTCTGATCTAAATAATTGACCATAGAGATTACAAGCTTTTTGCAGGAGGTGCGCTGGAATTTTTGTAAAATTATAAGAATGTAACAAAAAAAGTTCATCTTCAAGCTTTACGTAATGAGCAACTGTAAGATGTTTTGGGGATGCGTGAATTCTTTTAAAAACATCTACAAAAGCTGAGATAGCAAGGTTGTCATCTTGCGTTATGCATAAATAATCAGCGAGCGTTATATTTGATGGAATGTATTGCAAGAGTAATGCAAAATGTTCAAGATCATAATCAAGTAACTCTACCATGCCATTACCTTGAAAATATTCTAACGCTTTGCATTCATCATTTGATTGACCAATTTTAATAATTATATCTTGTTGATACAGCTCACTATATGCATGAGCTATGTAATTATTAAATACTGATGGATATGAAATAGGAGCTAACCCATGCAATTGCCATTTTTTAGTCAGATACGTAATGCTATTTTCAAGACCTATTGAAAGTTTATGACAAGATGAATCGGGAGTGTCAAAAACTATAGTATTTGAATGCTCATGACTTTGTATCATAACAATATGTAAACATAATAACATCATGCGGATATGTGTCAGAAATTTCATACATTCCAATCGTTATAATTTGATTACCTACCTTAATTTTTAGATTACTATACTTTGCTTGTACAAGATATATCAAGCGTTATATAAAATATTTTATATGCCAACCATTTGTCAAAAGTTTCTATTTGAATTATTGTGTTTGTAGATAGATGTTTAATTTAGAAATATATATAAAAGTTCATAATATGATTAAAAAATATTTCGCAATAACTTTATTAATGCTTGCAACCTCAATAGAAGTAGTTCAATGTAAGAAATTAAAATCAAATTAATATAAGGAGATTTGATGCAGTTATTTTTAGTTACTAATCTTATTGCTCTTGCATTATTTCATGGAAATGTCGATCATATCATGAACAAAGAAGAGATATGTAATCAAGAAGTCATCATGAGTGATGGTATTTTAAATTACGTAGCATCAAGGGATTTACCAGATGTTATAGAAGTTCTTTCTGATAACTATAAATGGTTAGGTTATTGTGATGCACAACATATTATAAAATCTATGAAGCTACGAACTGATGATCAGCCTGATCATGAAGTGTTTAAAGTTTTACGTGTAGAAAATAAAGTAGTTGGCTTGATAATGTATGAGTCTTATCATTTTCAAGATAGGGGTAATATTAGTCGCTTAGCTGTTCATAAAGATTTTTGTAATAAAGGTTATGCTTCTCAATTATTACAATATGCAATTGATGATATGAGATCGCATGCAATTTCTGACGTTAGGTTGTGTTGTCATCGAGAAAATGAAAAAGCTTTAAGTTTATATGAAAAAAAGTTTAATTTTCATATAAATATGCCTGAGTGGTTACATCTGAGTCTTGATTTATCTTCAATATAGTTACTTGCATGGTATGCTTTTAAACATCCAGGGATATAATTTTACGAAAAAAAACCTGCTGTGAAATTCAATTCACAACAGGCTTTTTTATTATGTACTATTATTTTTTAGGCAGTCTGATCTGTTGTTTTTAATCTGCGAGCAATTTCATCTTTAAGAGCTTGGGCGCGAGTAGATGGCCCAGGATGAGTTGGTCCATTACAAAAATCATGCCACCAGCGAAGCAATGGATTTTTTTTAGCATCTTGTTTTTCTTGTAAATCATTTTCATCATACATTTCAAAATATGCTTGAATTATTTTTCCAAGCGTTGAATCAACTTCAACAAAAGGTGATAATTCT
This genomic interval from Candidatus Chromulinivorax destructor contains the following:
- a CDS encoding aminoglycoside phosphotransferase family protein; its protein translation is MKFLTHIRMMLLCLHIVMIQSHEHSNTIVFDTPDSSCHKLSIGLENSITYLTKKWQLHGLAPISYPSVFNNYIAHAYSELYQQDIIIKIGQSNDECKALEYFQGNGMVELLDYDLEHFALLLQYIPSNITLADYLCITQDDNLAISAFVDVFKRIHASPKHLTVAHYVKLEDELFLLHSYNFTKIPAHLLQKACNLYGQLFRSDTPEYLLHGDLHCRNILQNDNEFIAIDPWASVGPLTYEAASFLTSPTDFLLLHDTIQDILQNRLNRLSDELQLDKQQLRDFSFIRLIYLACICETKNRNDDWIEQFIQVAQVVNRLNI
- a CDS encoding GNAT family N-acetyltransferase, giving the protein MQLFLVTNLIALALFHGNVDHIMNKEEICNQEVIMSDGILNYVASRDLPDVIEVLSDNYKWLGYCDAQHIIKSMKLRTDDQPDHEVFKVLRVENKVVGLIMYESYHFQDRGNISRLAVHKDFCNKGYASQLLQYAIDDMRSHAISDVRLCCHRENEKALSLYEKKFNFHINMPEWLHLSLDLSSI